From Desulfatirhabdium butyrativorans DSM 18734, one genomic window encodes:
- the holB gene encoding DNA polymerase III subunit delta', whose translation MAGFDDILGQDAVVTILKRAVSRRRVPHAWLFCGPEGVGKSLTAAALALELNCRNPVGPFAHACGVCPSCKAFIAESHPDFIRIQPQKNEIRIAQVRELCATLEKKPFSASKRMVLIKNIEKMNVSAANAALKILEEPPENTHFILTTQEPARLLPTIRSRCQVLVFHALPEDVIERLLRRDQVIDDEKARLIASQCSGNMKRALSMVHPEWFRLREWLFQSIEQLDRFDPSLRLAFGESILSKPKLLAESLDLIASWYRDAIDIQHRGRHIINIDRSQRIAEVIEHRNSRDLLRSLDIVLRFRSKIESRANAKLMMDTLVLTLA comes from the coding sequence GTGGCCGGGTTCGATGACATTCTCGGGCAGGATGCCGTTGTCACCATCCTGAAAAGGGCCGTTTCCCGGAGACGCGTTCCTCATGCGTGGCTGTTCTGCGGACCGGAAGGCGTCGGAAAAAGCCTAACGGCGGCGGCCTTGGCGCTTGAGCTGAATTGCCGCAACCCGGTCGGCCCATTCGCACATGCGTGCGGCGTTTGCCCATCCTGCAAAGCGTTCATTGCTGAATCGCACCCCGATTTCATCCGGATCCAGCCACAGAAAAACGAAATTCGGATTGCCCAGGTCCGGGAGCTGTGCGCAACGCTCGAAAAGAAACCGTTCAGCGCCAGCAAACGGATGGTTCTGATCAAGAACATCGAAAAAATGAACGTCAGCGCAGCCAATGCCGCACTGAAAATCCTGGAGGAGCCGCCGGAAAATACCCATTTCATCCTCACGACACAGGAGCCTGCCAGATTGCTACCGACCATTCGATCCCGTTGTCAAGTGCTGGTGTTTCATGCATTGCCGGAGGATGTGATCGAAAGGTTGCTTCGAAGAGATCAGGTGATAGACGACGAAAAGGCGCGCCTGATTGCCTCCCAGTGTTCCGGCAACATGAAACGTGCGCTTTCCATGGTCCATCCCGAATGGTTCCGGTTGCGGGAGTGGCTTTTTCAATCCATCGAACAACTGGATCGTTTCGATCCATCTTTGCGTCTCGCTTTTGGAGAGAGCATCCTTTCCAAACCCAAATTGCTTGCCGAATCGCTCGATTTGATCGCATCCTGGTACAGAGATGCGATAGATATCCAACATCGTGGCAGGCATATCATCAATATCGATCGATCACAACGTATCGCGGAAGTGATTGAACACCGCAACAGCCGGGATCTTTTGAGAAGCCTCGATATCGTTTTGCGCTTTCGCAGCAAAATCGAAAGCCGGGCCAACGCCAAATTGATGATGGACACCCTGGTACTGACGCTGGCATGA
- a CDS encoding LPS-assembly protein LptD: MSTPIRLNRQQPGWSWQSGCLLVLCICLMFHTGIAWGLFQAGENLKDDDPSVPWHIAADELSYDSQAEVYVAKGNVTITKLNKRLSADFVRFDHKKMIAHASGNVVMVAGEDLLSGNAIDVDLVSETGVLYEGTIFLKENHFYISGEKIQKTGDQTYKAEKAALTSCDGSKPDWKITGRNVNVTIEGYGTLSHATLQAKDVPVLYAPYFVFPAKTKRQSGLLVPEFAYSSRNGFEYTQPLYWAISDNSDATLYGMHITQRGEKVGLEYRYVLDPESKGMAIFDYLSDSKVDDGTGTSSQDWGYPGDAYLRPNSDRYWFRMKHDQALPDRIHAKLDLDIVSDQDYLQDFRHGYLGFDQSNLEFYSVFGRNIDDYNDPVRVNRLNLSKYWTGYSLNAEARYYDNVNYRRWSDTDPTLQKLPVIDFYGSKKEVPSTPLYFEATSQYVNYYRKDGTRGHRADLYPRVSYPYRFRNYFTFEPSVGVRETAWYVDEFKEHPQDSNSAMSRNIYDLNLDLSTELFKIFPFEAGSTEKLKHIIRPQLVYSYIPNRDQDGYPNFDSTDRIQGENLLTYSLTNTLISKARPKTELPAESQRREFLPSDYLYNEFMRFYVEQSYDIYKANHNDPEPFTPIYGELQYEPFRYLTLQADAQYSHYQSNFKTRNIGSLVSDTRGDKLFVEYRYERDFAESIYTNLLFSISKNLHAYTDYEQNLYDAQRISSGFGVKYIAQCWSIDVRFIDEMDDRRYVLLLNLFGIGGFGSSTPSREFEDIFGGRNSMMSSPYQVVSMQ; encoded by the coding sequence ATGTCAACGCCAATCAGACTGAACCGCCAACAGCCCGGATGGAGTTGGCAGTCGGGATGCCTTCTGGTCCTCTGTATCTGCCTGATGTTTCATACCGGGATCGCCTGGGGACTCTTTCAGGCCGGAGAAAATCTCAAGGATGACGACCCGTCCGTACCCTGGCATATTGCCGCAGATGAACTATCCTATGACAGTCAAGCTGAAGTATATGTCGCAAAAGGCAATGTCACCATTACGAAATTAAACAAGCGGTTATCCGCAGACTTTGTCCGCTTTGATCACAAGAAAATGATTGCCCATGCCAGCGGCAATGTCGTTATGGTGGCAGGAGAGGACCTGTTGAGCGGCAATGCGATCGACGTGGATCTCGTCAGTGAAACCGGCGTGTTGTATGAAGGCACCATTTTCCTGAAGGAAAACCATTTTTATATCAGCGGAGAAAAAATTCAGAAAACGGGAGACCAGACATACAAAGCTGAAAAAGCGGCGCTGACGAGCTGCGACGGATCCAAGCCCGACTGGAAAATTACGGGAAGGAATGTGAATGTCACGATCGAAGGATATGGAACACTGAGTCACGCGACGCTTCAGGCCAAAGATGTGCCCGTTCTGTATGCGCCCTATTTCGTTTTCCCCGCAAAAACCAAACGGCAGTCCGGTCTTCTGGTCCCTGAATTCGCCTATTCCAGCCGAAACGGTTTCGAATATACCCAGCCTCTGTACTGGGCCATCTCCGACAACAGCGACGCCACGCTGTATGGCATGCACATCACCCAGCGAGGCGAAAAGGTCGGGCTGGAATACCGCTATGTTCTCGACCCCGAATCGAAAGGAATGGCCATCTTCGATTACCTGAGCGACAGCAAGGTAGACGACGGAACCGGCACGTCCAGCCAGGATTGGGGGTACCCGGGAGATGCCTATCTTCGGCCCAATTCGGATCGCTACTGGTTCCGGATGAAACACGATCAGGCGCTTCCCGACAGGATCCATGCAAAACTCGATCTCGATATCGTCAGCGATCAGGATTACCTGCAGGATTTCCGGCATGGTTATCTCGGCTTCGACCAATCCAATCTCGAATTTTACAGCGTTTTCGGCAGGAACATCGACGATTACAACGATCCGGTCCGGGTGAACCGGTTGAATCTCAGCAAATACTGGACCGGATACAGTCTGAACGCTGAAGCCCGCTATTACGACAATGTGAACTACCGCAGGTGGTCCGACACCGATCCCACCCTTCAGAAACTGCCTGTCATCGATTTCTACGGCTCTAAAAAGGAAGTCCCTTCTACCCCGTTGTATTTCGAAGCAACATCCCAGTATGTCAATTATTATCGCAAAGACGGTACACGAGGCCACAGAGCCGACCTCTATCCCCGTGTTTCCTACCCCTACCGTTTCAGAAACTATTTTACATTCGAACCATCCGTCGGTGTTCGGGAAACGGCATGGTACGTCGATGAATTCAAGGAGCATCCGCAGGACAGCAACAGCGCGATGTCCCGCAATATCTACGATCTGAACCTCGATCTATCGACGGAGCTCTTCAAGATTTTTCCTTTTGAAGCGGGATCGACCGAAAAGCTCAAACACATTATCCGGCCCCAACTGGTTTATTCCTATATACCCAACCGGGACCAGGACGGATATCCGAATTTCGATTCGACCGACCGGATTCAGGGGGAAAATCTGCTGACCTATTCACTGACCAATACGCTCATTTCAAAAGCACGCCCGAAAACCGAACTACCTGCTGAGAGCCAGAGACGCGAGTTTCTGCCCTCCGACTATCTGTACAATGAATTCATGAGATTCTATGTCGAGCAAAGCTACGATATTTACAAGGCCAACCACAACGATCCAGAGCCTTTCACCCCCATTTACGGCGAGCTCCAGTACGAACCCTTCCGCTATCTCACGCTTCAGGCGGACGCCCAGTATTCCCACTACCAGAGCAATTTCAAAACCCGAAACATCGGTTCTCTCGTTTCCGATACGAGAGGAGATAAATTGTTTGTCGAATACCGTTATGAAAGGGATTTTGCCGAATCGATCTATACGAATCTGCTGTTCAGCATCAGCAAGAACCTGCACGCCTATACCGATTATGAACAAAATCTCTACGATGCCCAACGTATTTCCTCAGGCTTCGGCGTTAAATACATTGCCCAATGCTGGTCCATCGATGTACGATTCATCGATGAAATGGACGATCGCCGCTATGTTCTCCTGCTCAATCTCTTCGGTATCGGCGGTTTCGGCAGCTCGACACCGAGCAGGGAATTTGAGGACATTTTCGGCGGCAGAAACAGCATGATGAGCTCTCCCTACCAAGTGGTTTCCATGCAATAA
- a CDS encoding penicillin-binding transpeptidase domain-containing protein, with product MTDPSSFSGAKTEQSEWTGYMDAMKRHVAKQRRKRKLTLTCLFCCLMVAFGYFGSEETASKLPPQGADAAQNVRKRQPAKAREAALGQRELQAMMRKHPIVNSTEPDFRISHLNQTFLVETSLDPRLQQIGSKNLYTKTSRYIGIVVMEPATGRILAMVGYDKTRPGSNPCIQSDYPAASVFKIITTAAALEQHELNAASTLSFSGKKHTLYQSQINPRAAAQKTSLREAFAQSINPVFGKIGALNLGKPPLDQFARAFGFNRSIDFDMPLEPSPCRITSEPFHLAQIASGYNRTTRMSPVHGALIASAILNGGRMPEPSLVDQVKDSFGNSVYRHRTETIGQVISPRSAAILRDIMGATIDAGTGRRSFAGYQKDPVLARLEIGGKTGSMDNDTHDVHFDWFVGFGSDHHSGKTIAVSALVGHEQFKGIRAGQYARMMIREYFGRGQQAPAHAPAKPVLTKKIKAKPRNG from the coding sequence ATGACAGATCCATCTTCCTTTTCCGGAGCAAAGACCGAACAATCCGAATGGACGGGATATATGGACGCAATGAAACGACATGTCGCAAAACAGCGCCGAAAGCGCAAATTGACACTGACCTGTCTGTTTTGTTGTCTGATGGTCGCCTTCGGTTACTTCGGTTCGGAGGAAACCGCGAGCAAACTCCCCCCTCAGGGCGCTGATGCCGCTCAGAACGTTCGGAAACGCCAGCCCGCCAAAGCCAGGGAGGCCGCTCTTGGCCAGCGCGAGCTTCAGGCGATGATGCGGAAACATCCCATCGTCAACAGCACGGAACCGGATTTTCGCATTTCGCACCTGAACCAGACTTTCCTGGTTGAAACGAGTCTCGACCCCAGACTTCAGCAGATAGGCAGCAAAAACCTGTACACGAAGACATCCCGTTATATCGGTATCGTTGTCATGGAACCTGCAACGGGCCGGATTCTGGCCATGGTCGGATACGACAAGACCAGACCAGGCTCGAATCCCTGCATTCAGAGCGATTATCCGGCAGCCAGCGTTTTCAAGATCATCACCACCGCCGCCGCTCTCGAACAACACGAGCTGAACGCTGCAAGCACGCTCTCTTTTTCCGGGAAGAAGCACACGTTGTACCAATCACAGATCAACCCCCGAGCCGCTGCACAGAAAACATCCCTGCGAGAGGCTTTCGCCCAATCCATCAACCCTGTTTTCGGGAAAATCGGTGCACTGAATCTGGGGAAACCGCCCCTCGATCAATTTGCACGAGCATTTGGATTCAACCGTTCCATCGATTTCGACATGCCGCTTGAACCCAGCCCCTGCAGAATTACATCGGAGCCTTTCCATCTGGCCCAAATCGCCAGCGGTTATAACCGAACCACCCGCATGTCTCCTGTTCACGGCGCCTTGATCGCATCAGCCATCCTGAACGGCGGACGCATGCCCGAGCCTTCCCTTGTCGATCAAGTGAAAGACAGCTTCGGGAACAGCGTCTATCGTCACCGCACCGAAACCATAGGGCAGGTGATTTCTCCCCGATCGGCTGCGATTTTGAGAGACATCATGGGCGCGACGATCGATGCCGGCACCGGGAGGAGATCATTTGCCGGCTATCAGAAAGATCCCGTTCTGGCGCGGCTCGAAATTGGCGGCAAGACCGGCTCCATGGACAACGACACCCACGATGTGCATTTTGACTGGTTCGTCGGATTCGGGTCGGATCACCATTCCGGAAAAACCATAGCGGTTTCGGCACTCGTCGGCCATGAGCAGTTCAAGGGAATCCGTGCGGGGCAGTATGCCCGAATGATGATCCGGGAATACTTTGGCAGAGGACAGCAGGCGCCTGCCCATGCACCGGCCAAACCGGTCCTGACCAAAAAGATCAAGGCAAAGCCGCGCAATGGATGA
- a CDS encoding HU family DNA-binding protein, whose amino-acid sequence MNKLDLIIALRDETQISKMEATRVVEIFFDSMRNALKNGDRVEIRGLCSFFVKTYKSYVGRNPKTGEKVPIEPKKLPFFKAGKELKERTNRTSSGRVR is encoded by the coding sequence ATGAACAAACTGGATTTGATCATCGCTTTACGGGATGAGACCCAAATTTCCAAAATGGAGGCGACACGGGTCGTTGAAATTTTTTTCGACAGCATGAGAAATGCGCTCAAAAATGGGGATCGTGTTGAAATCCGCGGGCTCTGCAGTTTTTTTGTCAAGACATACAAGAGTTATGTCGGCAGAAACCCCAAAACGGGAGAAAAAGTTCCCATCGAACCCAAAAAACTTCCTTTTTTCAAGGCGGGCAAGGAATTGAAAGAAAGGACCAATCGTACATCCAGTGGCCGGGTTCGATGA
- a CDS encoding PSP1 domain-containing protein — protein sequence MIKIVGIRFKPAGKIYDFDAGHFVLRIGDHVIVETQQGLGLGTVVTPPMIREEDGEKPQLKKVYRLAVDADFEQLQKNIQVEQQAYAYCERCIEELSLDMHLFQVESTFDGSKLTFYFTSENRVDFRQLIKMLVKELGVRIDMRQVGIRNQAKMCGGVGRCGREVCCSSFLNNFSPVSIRMAKEQGLSLNPAKISGLCGRLMCCLTYEVDTYRHLKAELPKMGKIITTPKGPGKVIRHNPICARIGIRLEDGTELDFPLSELSPEQPKESS from the coding sequence ATGATCAAGATCGTTGGTATTCGATTCAAGCCGGCAGGAAAAATTTACGACTTTGATGCAGGACATTTCGTTCTGAGAATCGGAGATCATGTCATCGTCGAAACCCAGCAAGGGCTCGGGCTTGGAACGGTGGTGACCCCTCCGATGATCCGGGAGGAGGATGGCGAGAAACCACAACTGAAAAAAGTCTATCGGCTGGCCGTCGATGCGGACTTCGAACAACTGCAGAAGAACATCCAAGTCGAACAGCAAGCATACGCCTATTGCGAACGCTGTATTGAAGAGCTTTCGCTTGATATGCATCTGTTTCAGGTGGAAAGCACTTTCGACGGTTCCAAGCTCACTTTTTATTTCACCTCCGAAAATCGGGTCGATTTCAGGCAATTGATCAAGATGCTGGTGAAAGAGCTGGGGGTCCGCATCGACATGCGGCAGGTCGGCATACGCAACCAGGCCAAGATGTGCGGCGGGGTCGGCCGGTGCGGTCGCGAAGTCTGCTGTTCGTCGTTTTTGAACAATTTCAGCCCTGTCTCTATCCGCATGGCCAAAGAACAGGGCCTTTCCCTGAATCCGGCCAAAATTTCGGGTTTGTGCGGAAGACTGATGTGCTGCCTCACGTATGAAGTCGATACCTATCGCCATCTGAAGGCCGAATTACCGAAAATGGGAAAAATCATCACAACCCCAAAAGGCCCTGGCAAGGTCATTCGTCACAACCCGATCTGCGCACGGATCGGCATACGGCTCGAAGACGGCACAGAACTCGATTTTCCGCTCTCGGAGCTGAGCCCCGAACAACCCAAGGAGTCTTCATGA
- the metG gene encoding methionine--tRNA ligase, with protein sequence MSDRFYITTPIYYVNAPPHLGHAYTTIVADVVCRFQQMTGKETFFLTGTDEHGDKIVRAAEKSGISTREYVDRTSALFEALVPQLGALPDDFIRTTQARHIRVVEDILNRIYDSGDIYFSEYEGLYCFGCERFYQERELVDGKCPDHQSRPELIRESNYFFRMSRYQGWLIEHIQNHPDFIRPERYRNEVLAFLREPLEDLCISRPKKRLDWGIALPFDDRYVTYVWFDALVNYISALGYPDGERFHRFWPHANHIVAKDILKPHGIYWPIILKAAGIDVYKHLNVHGYWNVDQSKMSKSLGNVVDPHALKERYGLDGLRYFLLREMNFGLDAGFNHEAIVTRINADLANDLGNLFSRVVAMVHKYTEGIVPAGDHPTDAMREIQAIARLTAEQYETFMNEWAFHKALGVTWEFINHLNKFIDTAQPWHLFKSDEGRLQLGDVLYTLLEGLRIIAGFIQPVMPDTARKMLTHLGLAESEAEQSIADVHTWGMLKPGLHLDKPITLFPRIENQAKTGNQMTEPSKPTANTSPEEITIDQVKALDLRVATVIAAERIPKANKLLKLTVDLGLAENRTIVAGIAASYEPETLVGKQIVVVSNLKPTKLMGVASQGMLLAAAGEDGSSVLTVDRPVQAGTGIR encoded by the coding sequence ATGAGCGATCGCTTCTATATCACCACCCCCATCTATTACGTCAATGCGCCTCCGCACCTCGGTCACGCCTATACGACGATTGTAGCCGATGTCGTCTGCCGTTTTCAGCAGATGACCGGAAAAGAGACTTTTTTCCTGACCGGAACCGATGAGCATGGTGATAAAATCGTTCGTGCGGCAGAAAAATCCGGCATCTCCACTCGGGAATACGTGGATCGCACCAGCGCACTTTTCGAAGCTCTGGTGCCCCAACTGGGCGCTTTGCCCGATGATTTTATCCGAACGACCCAAGCCCGTCACATCCGTGTTGTCGAAGACATCCTGAACCGGATTTACGACTCGGGCGACATCTATTTCAGTGAATACGAAGGACTCTACTGTTTCGGCTGCGAGCGTTTCTATCAGGAACGGGAGCTTGTGGACGGGAAATGCCCCGATCACCAGAGCAGACCCGAGCTGATCCGGGAGTCGAATTATTTTTTCCGGATGAGCCGTTATCAGGGCTGGCTGATCGAGCACATCCAGAACCATCCGGACTTCATCCGGCCCGAGCGCTACAGGAACGAAGTCCTGGCCTTTTTGCGGGAGCCGCTCGAGGATCTGTGCATATCGAGGCCGAAAAAGCGCCTCGACTGGGGCATAGCCCTGCCTTTTGACGATCGTTATGTGACCTATGTCTGGTTCGATGCCCTCGTCAACTACATTTCGGCACTCGGCTATCCGGATGGCGAACGGTTTCATCGTTTCTGGCCGCATGCCAACCACATCGTCGCCAAGGACATCCTCAAACCCCATGGCATTTACTGGCCCATCATACTGAAGGCCGCAGGCATCGACGTTTACAAACACCTCAACGTCCATGGTTACTGGAATGTGGATCAGAGCAAAATGTCCAAAAGCCTCGGCAACGTCGTTGACCCCCATGCGCTCAAGGAACGCTACGGGCTGGATGGACTTCGCTATTTCCTGCTTCGCGAAATGAATTTCGGCCTGGATGCGGGCTTCAACCATGAAGCCATCGTCACCCGGATCAATGCCGACCTGGCAAACGATCTGGGCAATCTGTTCTCCCGGGTCGTCGCGATGGTTCACAAATACACGGAGGGCATTGTTCCCGCCGGCGATCATCCAACGGATGCCATGCGGGAAATACAGGCGATCGCCCGCCTCACGGCCGAACAATATGAAACGTTCATGAACGAATGGGCATTTCATAAAGCCCTTGGCGTCACCTGGGAATTCATCAACCACCTCAACAAATTCATCGATACGGCACAGCCCTGGCATCTGTTCAAATCCGATGAAGGCCGCCTGCAGCTGGGAGACGTTCTGTACACCCTGCTGGAAGGGTTGCGCATCATTGCAGGCTTCATTCAACCCGTCATGCCCGATACGGCGAGAAAGATGCTGACGCACCTGGGGCTGGCGGAATCGGAAGCAGAGCAATCGATCGCCGATGTGCATACGTGGGGAATGTTGAAACCGGGCCTGCATCTCGATAAACCGATCACCCTTTTCCCAAGAATCGAAAACCAAGCGAAAACTGGAAATCAAATGACAGAGCCATCGAAACCGACCGCAAACACCTCCCCGGAGGAAATCACCATCGATCAGGTCAAGGCGCTGGACCTGCGTGTCGCCACCGTGATTGCAGCGGAGAGAATTCCCAAAGCCAACAAATTGCTGAAATTGACTGTCGATCTGGGCCTTGCGGAAAACCGGACCATCGTTGCCGGTATCGCCGCAAGCTATGAGCCCGAAACGCTTGTCGGCAAGCAAATCGTTGTCGTATCCAACCTCAAGCCAACCAAACTGATGGGAGTTGCCTCGCAAGGCATGCTGCTGGCTGCAGCCGGCGAAGACGGCTCATCCGTGCTGACAGTCGATCGGCCCGTTCAGGCAGGCACAGGAATCCGATGA